From the Girardinichthys multiradiatus isolate DD_20200921_A chromosome 22, DD_fGirMul_XY1, whole genome shotgun sequence genome, one window contains:
- the c1d gene encoding nuclear nucleic acid-binding protein C1D, with translation MEATTEEYPQEIDEQLTTFNSSVNAVKTMLEKLMSMSRNDLMQKLDPLDQAKLDLMSVYTLNSLFWMYLVTQGINPREHGIKQELERIRTYMNRVKEITDKKKAARLDKGAASRFLRNALYDPEDKEIKKAASKKAADTASEVPRRKRPKQS, from the exons ATGGAAGCGACTACCGAGGAGTATCCGCAGGAGATAGACGAACAGCTGACCACCTTCAATTCTTCGGTGAATGCGGTGAAAACCATGCTGGAAAAGCTGATGTCCATGTCCAGGAACGACCTGATGCAGAAG CTGGATCCTTTGGACCAGGCCAAGCTGGATCTGATGTCTGTCTATACTCTTAATTCATTGTTCTGGA TGTACTTGGTGACACAAGGGATAAACCCAAGAGAACATGGAATCAAACAGGAGCTG GAGCGCATAAGGACTTACATGAACAGAGTCAAAGAGATcactgacaagaagaaagccgcACGTCTAGACAAAGGAGCTGCTTCACGTTTCCTGAGGAATGCCCTTTATGATCCCGAGGACAAAGAGATTAAAAAAGCAGCATCCAAGAAGGCAGCTGATACGGCCTCTGAAGTTCCACGCAGAAAACGGCCCAAACAGAGCTGa